A genomic window from Candidatus Denitrolinea symbiosum includes:
- a CDS encoding DNA mismatch repair protein MutS, whose product MPTDDVTPIRQQYLEIKREHPDAILFFRLGDFYETFDEDAEITARELDIVLTSRPVGGGVRVPLAGIPYHAVENYLARLIEKGYHVAICEQVGEQPAKGIFPRKVVRIVTPGTVTEDGLLPGDANNYLASVILDEGRAAVAHADITTGEFAVAELPLESLRAELTRLHPAEILHPDSQQIFDNSFGHPTSLPAWRFEPGKCEEVLLSHFNASSLEGFGLKGQSLPVRAAGAIVQYLKETQPDSLQLLTGLRVYSLSEFMTLDAATRRNLELTETLRGEVKGSLLSVLDHTVTPMGKRLMRVWVSQPLLDAAKIRARQDGVACFFDDGMQRAGLRAALKPLADLERLVNRVLAGHAQPRDLVAMRETLTQLPKVKTVISHQSSAISCQWSECSEELAILQNAIDDDPPATLQNTGVIRAGYSAELDGVIEASKHARDWIANLESVERERTGIRTLKVGYNKVFGYYIEISRGAAEKAPENYIRKQTLVNAERFITPEMKEYETLVLNAEERIHEIELRLFKEVCAELSKSAAKLLETARALAELDVLSALAETAALGGLVRPEVHEGSGFEIREGRHPVVEQSLRGERYVPNDVVFEKGEIVRVITGPNMSGKSTYLRQAALIALMAQMGSFVPAASAKIGLVDRIFTRIGAQDEIHAGQSTFMVEMIEAANILHHATPRSLLILDEIGRGTSTYDGLSIAWAVIEYIHNHPQLRAKTLFATHYHELTQLAELLPGVRNYNVAVTEADGKVVFLHKIVAGGADRSYGIHVAQLAGLPKPVIARATEIMAELEKTSGRAVKISPHAAQQAALFPETSPLLDELKNLDVNELSPIEALNKLFEWQKKYLK is encoded by the coding sequence ATGCCCACCGACGACGTCACCCCCATCCGCCAGCAATATCTCGAGATCAAGCGCGAGCATCCCGACGCGATCCTCTTCTTCCGCCTCGGCGACTTCTACGAGACCTTCGACGAGGACGCCGAGATCACCGCCCGCGAACTCGATATCGTCCTCACCTCCCGTCCCGTGGGCGGAGGCGTACGCGTCCCGCTGGCGGGCATCCCCTATCACGCCGTCGAAAACTACCTCGCCCGTCTCATCGAAAAAGGCTACCACGTCGCCATCTGCGAACAGGTTGGGGAACAGCCTGCGAAGGGCATCTTCCCGCGCAAGGTGGTGCGGATCGTCACGCCGGGGACGGTGACGGAGGACGGCCTCCTGCCCGGCGACGCGAACAACTACCTTGCTTCGGTCATTCTTGACGAGGGGCGGGCCGCGGTTGCCCACGCGGACATCACCACGGGAGAGTTTGCCGTCGCCGAGCTGCCGCTCGAATCCCTGCGCGCCGAATTGACGCGGCTGCATCCCGCTGAAATCCTCCACCCCGATTCGCAGCAGATCTTCGACAACTCCTTCGGGCATCCCACCTCCCTGCCCGCCTGGCGTTTCGAGCCGGGCAAATGCGAGGAGGTTCTGCTTTCTCATTTCAACGCCTCCTCGCTGGAGGGCTTCGGGCTCAAGGGGCAAAGTCTCCCCGTCCGCGCCGCGGGGGCGATCGTGCAATACCTGAAAGAGACGCAGCCCGACTCGCTCCAACTGCTGACGGGGCTGCGCGTCTACTCGCTCTCCGAGTTTATGACCCTCGACGCAGCCACGCGTCGAAATTTGGAACTCACCGAGACGCTGCGCGGCGAAGTTAAAGGCTCCCTGCTCAGCGTGCTGGACCACACCGTCACGCCGATGGGCAAACGTCTTATGCGCGTTTGGGTGAGCCAGCCGTTGCTGGACGCGGCCAAGATCCGCGCGCGGCAGGACGGCGTGGCTTGTTTTTTCGATGATGGGATGCAGCGCGCCGGTCTGCGCGCCGCGCTCAAGCCGCTGGCCGATCTGGAACGCCTCGTCAACCGCGTCCTCGCGGGCCACGCCCAGCCGCGCGATTTGGTCGCCATGCGCGAGACGTTGACGCAGCTGCCGAAGGTGAAGACAGTGATCAGTCATCAGTCATCAGCGATCAGTTGTCAGTGGTCGGAGTGCAGCGAGGAGCTGGCTATCCTCCAAAACGCGATAGACGACGATCCGCCCGCGACGCTGCAAAACACGGGCGTCATCCGCGCGGGATATTCGGCGGAACTGGACGGCGTGATCGAAGCCTCGAAGCACGCCCGCGACTGGATCGCCAACCTCGAATCCGTGGAGCGCGAACGGACGGGAATCAGGACGCTCAAAGTCGGCTACAACAAAGTCTTTGGCTACTACATCGAGATCTCGCGCGGCGCGGCGGAAAAAGCCCCCGAAAATTACATCCGCAAGCAGACGCTGGTAAACGCCGAGCGGTTCATCACGCCGGAGATGAAAGAATACGAGACGCTGGTCTTGAACGCGGAGGAGCGGATCCACGAGATCGAACTGCGCCTGTTCAAGGAAGTCTGCGCGGAACTGTCGAAGTCCGCGGCGAAACTGCTCGAGACCGCGCGGGCGCTGGCCGAGTTGGATGTGCTGTCGGCGCTGGCGGAGACCGCGGCCCTGGGAGGCCTCGTCCGCCCCGAGGTCCACGAAGGAAGCGGGTTCGAGATCCGCGAGGGACGGCATCCCGTCGTCGAGCAGAGTCTGCGCGGCGAGCGATACGTCCCGAACGACGTCGTCTTCGAAAAGGGCGAGATCGTGCGCGTCATCACCGGGCCGAACATGTCGGGCAAGTCCACGTATTTGCGGCAGGCCGCGTTGATCGCGCTGATGGCGCAGATGGGATCGTTCGTCCCGGCCGCGTCGGCGAAAATCGGACTCGTAGACCGCATCTTCACGCGCATCGGCGCACAGGACGAGATCCACGCGGGGCAGTCCACGTTCATGGTCGAGATGATCGAGGCGGCGAACATCCTGCATCACGCCACGCCGCGCTCGCTGTTGATCCTGGACGAGATCGGGCGCGGCACTTCGACGTACGACGGCCTGTCCATCGCATGGGCGGTGATCGAGTATATCCACAACCATCCGCAGTTGCGCGCCAAGACTTTGTTCGCCACACACTATCACGAGTTGACGCAGCTCGCGGAGTTGCTGCCCGGCGTGCGGAATTACAACGTGGCCGTGACCGAGGCGGACGGCAAAGTGGTGTTCCTGCACAAGATCGTGGCGGGCGGCGCGGACAGGTCGTACGGCATCCACGTGGCGCAGCTGGCGGGACTGCCGAAACCTGTGATCGCGCGGGCGACGGAGATCATGGCCGAACTGGAAAAGACTTCGGGACGCGCGGTCAAGATCTCTCCGCACGCCGCGCAACAGGCCGCGCTGTTCCCCGAAACCAGTCCGCTGCTGGACGAGTTGAAGAATTTGGACGTGAACGAACTTTCGCCCATCGAGGCGTTGAACAAGTTGTTCGAGTGGCAGAAGAAGTATTTAAAATAA
- a CDS encoding peptidylprolyl isomerase, with product MPNNLKAKQRKLEARAKAARQEKVIRIVSVVFVALVIVGVAWAVIPSLKSDKGTEETPASASGPGQYDAPPPMTIDVNKQYFAAVKMEKGGEFIIQLFADKAPITVNNFVFLAREGFYNGVTFHRVLDGFMAQGGDPTGTGMGGPGYEFQNELNDLAFDKPGVVAMANAGPDTNGSQFFIMFDAYPLSGSDYTIFGQVVQGMDVVNGITRRDPDTNPNFEGDRIESVVITEQ from the coding sequence ATGCCCAACAACTTGAAAGCCAAACAACGGAAACTGGAGGCCAGGGCCAAAGCCGCCCGCCAGGAAAAGGTCATTCGCATCGTCTCGGTCGTTTTTGTCGCGCTGGTCATCGTCGGCGTGGCATGGGCGGTAATCCCCTCCCTGAAATCGGACAAGGGAACGGAGGAGACGCCCGCGTCCGCCAGCGGACCCGGACAGTACGACGCTCCGCCGCCGATGACGATTGACGTCAACAAGCAGTACTTCGCCGCGGTCAAAATGGAAAAGGGCGGAGAGTTCATCATCCAACTCTTCGCCGACAAGGCGCCGATCACAGTCAATAATTTTGTGTTTCTAGCGCGCGAGGGATTTTATAACGGCGTCACCTTCCACCGCGTGCTCGACGGGTTTATGGCCCAGGGCGGCGACCCGACCGGCACCGGCATGGGCGGCCCCGGCTACGAGTTCCAAAACGAACTGAATGACCTTGCCTTCGACAAGCCGGGCGTAGTGGCCATGGCGAACGCCGGCCCAGACACGAACGGCAGCCAGTTCTTCATCATGTTCGACGCCTATCCATTATCGGGAAGCGACTACACAATTTTCGGCCAGGTCGTCCAGGGGATGGACGTGGTCAACGGCATCACCCGCCGCGACCCCGATACCAACCCCAACTTCGAAGGCGACCGGATCGAAAGCGTCGTCATCACGGAACAATAA
- a CDS encoding protein kinase regulating ubiquinone biosynthesis, AarF/ABC1/UbiB family, giving the protein MKSPNLRGRYFRILIFFAGVIARFVYWELFLRYLGLRALARRTRPERFRREATRFRALAIQMGGVMIKVGQFLSSRLDVLPPEITDTLADLQDEVPAERFEDIRQLAEREFGASLEEKFDWFDAEPLAAASLGQVHRARLKVEDDAGFRNVVVKVQRPRIAEIVEVDLAALRKVGNWLARYRPIREHADVPALLREFSETVREEIDYIKEARNARTFFENFKGNRSVSVPRVVLSLTTLRVLTLEDVFAIKITDYDAITAAGVDRGAVARKLLDVYLEQIFEDGFFHADPHPGNLFVTPLPPKEGSKSGKTRWRLTFVDFGMVGRVPDELRGALRETVVSVGTRDAARLIKSYKSLGFLLPGAATEDLEQASAMVFERLWGKSMTELRNVSPGEFREIGHRVRDVMVEMPFQAPNNLLLLARCVAILSGMCTGLDPDFNLWNQLEPYARKLVAEEAGSFFDLDNLLDQLGELVTALVALPSQASRVLAKMESGGLIVQMPQATREVRALVRSVNRLTGGAVFAALLLGGVALANAGNSAAGNLFFGAAGVTLLWVLFSGRGRD; this is encoded by the coding sequence ATGAAATCTCCCAACCTGCGCGGACGGTATTTTCGCATCCTGATATTTTTTGCGGGCGTCATTGCCCGCTTCGTTTACTGGGAGTTGTTCCTCCGTTATCTCGGTTTGCGCGCGCTGGCGCGGCGGACTCGCCCGGAGCGGTTCCGCCGCGAGGCGACGCGCTTCCGCGCGCTGGCAATCCAGATGGGCGGCGTGATGATCAAGGTGGGGCAGTTCCTCTCGTCGCGGCTGGATGTGCTTCCGCCCGAGATCACCGATACGCTGGCGGACTTGCAGGATGAAGTCCCCGCCGAAAGGTTCGAAGACATCCGTCAGTTGGCGGAGCGCGAATTCGGCGCGTCCCTCGAGGAGAAATTCGACTGGTTCGACGCGGAGCCGCTCGCGGCGGCCTCCCTCGGCCAGGTCCACCGCGCCCGGCTGAAAGTGGAGGACGACGCGGGATTTCGGAACGTGGTCGTCAAGGTGCAGCGTCCGCGCATCGCCGAGATCGTCGAAGTGGACCTGGCCGCGCTCCGCAAGGTCGGTAACTGGCTGGCGCGTTATCGCCCCATCCGCGAACACGCGGACGTCCCCGCGCTGCTGCGCGAGTTTTCCGAGACCGTGCGCGAGGAGATTGATTACATCAAGGAGGCCAGGAACGCGCGGACGTTTTTCGAGAACTTCAAAGGCAATCGCAGCGTGAGCGTGCCGCGCGTCGTCTTGAGCCTGACCACGCTGCGCGTGTTGACTCTCGAAGATGTGTTCGCCATCAAGATCACGGATTATGACGCCATCACCGCGGCCGGCGTCGACCGAGGCGCGGTGGCGCGCAAACTGCTGGATGTGTACCTCGAGCAGATCTTCGAGGACGGTTTCTTCCACGCCGACCCGCACCCGGGCAACCTGTTCGTGACGCCGCTTCCGCCAAAGGAGGGGAGCAAAAGTGGAAAGACGCGCTGGCGGTTGACTTTTGTGGACTTCGGCATGGTGGGGCGCGTCCCCGACGAGCTGCGGGGCGCGCTGCGCGAGACGGTGGTGAGCGTGGGGACGCGCGACGCGGCGCGGCTGATCAAATCTTACAAGTCGCTGGGGTTTCTTTTGCCGGGCGCGGCCACCGAAGACCTGGAGCAGGCCTCGGCGATGGTCTTCGAGCGCTTGTGGGGCAAGTCCATGACCGAATTGCGGAACGTCAGCCCGGGGGAATTCCGCGAGATCGGCCACCGCGTCCGCGATGTGATGGTGGAGATGCCTTTTCAGGCGCCGAACAACCTGCTGCTGCTGGCGCGCTGCGTGGCGATCCTTTCGGGGATGTGCACCGGCCTCGACCCGGACTTTAATTTGTGGAATCAGTTGGAGCCGTACGCGCGCAAACTGGTGGCGGAGGAGGCGGGTTCGTTTTTCGATTTGGACAATCTGCTTGATCAGTTGGGCGAACTGGTCACGGCGCTGGTCGCGCTGCCGTCGCAGGCGAGCCGCGTTTTGGCGAAGATGGAGTCGGGTGGGCTGATCGTCCAAATGCCGCAGGCGACGCGCGAGGTGCGCGCCCTCGTCCGCTCGGTGAATCGGCTGACGGGCGGGGCGGTCTTCGCGGCGCTGCTGCTCGGCGGGGTGGCGCTGGCGAACGCGGGAAATTCTGCCGCGGGGAATCTGTTCTTCGGCGCGGCGGGCGTAACTCTGTTATGGGTCTTGTTTTCGGGCAGGGGGAGAGACTGA
- a CDS encoding threonylcarbamoyl-AMP synthase, translating to MKTEILPADDPLSIARALEILRAGGLVVFPTDTVYGLGSLAFDQAAIESIYAVKGRPLEKAIPILIADAADLDRLARAVTDLARRLASRFWPGPLTLVLPKRADLPAAVSAADTVGVRVPDHAAARALLRAAGPMAVTSANLSGRSSPRSAEEAASQLGGRVPLVLDGGETPGGVPSTVVDVSGSVPVILREGPLTLAEINSI from the coding sequence ATGAAAACGGAAATTCTTCCGGCCGACGATCCCCTCTCCATCGCCCGCGCCCTTGAAATCCTGCGCGCGGGCGGGTTGGTCGTCTTTCCCACCGACACGGTTTATGGCCTCGGCTCGCTGGCTTTCGACCAGGCCGCCATCGAATCTATCTACGCCGTCAAAGGCCGCCCGCTGGAGAAGGCGATTCCCATCCTCATCGCGGACGCGGCCGACCTCGACCGCCTCGCGCGCGCCGTCACCGACCTGGCGCGCCGCCTCGCCTCCCGCTTCTGGCCGGGACCTTTGACTCTCGTCCTCCCCAAGCGCGCCGACCTGCCCGCGGCCGTCTCCGCCGCCGACACCGTCGGCGTGCGCGTCCCCGACCACGCGGCCGCCCGCGCTCTCCTGCGCGCCGCGGGCCCGATGGCCGTCACCTCGGCCAACCTGTCGGGACGCTCTAGCCCGCGCAGCGCCGAAGAGGCGGCGAGTCAGTTGGGCGGGCGCGTCCCCCTCGTCCTGGATGGAGGCGAGACGCCGGGCGGAGTCCCGTCCACGGTAGTAGATGTCTCGGGGTCCGTTCCCGTCATCCTGCGCGAGGGACCGCTCACGCTGGCCGAGATTAATTCGATCTGA
- a CDS encoding protein-(glutamine-N5) methyltransferase, release factor-specific yields MDVASLLEEISGQLRAVTDTPDLDAQVLLAHLMGKPRTWLAAHPEARLSALELDSARREAARLAAGAPLPHILGRWEFFGLDFEVTPDVLIPRPETELLAEQAILWLQSRPVTNLSSLRAADVGTGSGCIAVALAKHVPDARVLATDLSLPALQVARRNAHKHGVAARVDFVQCDLLPPRPSPLPTESHFDVICANLPYIPTSALSGLSVFNHEPALALDGGSDGLDPIRRLLKIAPEWLAPDGLILLEIESRQGMAAVSLAYDSFEKATINLRRDLAGRERLLAIRL; encoded by the coding sequence ATGGACGTCGCCTCGCTGCTCGAAGAAATCTCCGGCCAACTGCGCGCCGTGACGGACACGCCCGACCTCGACGCGCAGGTGCTGCTGGCGCACCTGATGGGGAAACCGCGCACCTGGCTGGCGGCGCATCCTGAAGCGCGTCTCTCTGCCCTCGAGCTGGATTCCGCCCGGCGCGAGGCCGCCAGGCTGGCGGCCGGCGCGCCCCTGCCGCACATCCTCGGACGTTGGGAGTTTTTCGGTCTCGACTTTGAAGTCACTCCCGACGTATTGATCCCCCGTCCCGAAACTGAATTGTTGGCGGAACAGGCCATCCTCTGGCTTCAGTCGCGGCCTGTGACGAATCTCTCCTCCCTGCGCGCCGCCGACGTGGGGACCGGCTCCGGGTGCATTGCGGTCGCGCTGGCCAAGCACGTCCCGGACGCGCGCGTCCTGGCTACCGATCTTTCGCTGCCTGCGCTTCAAGTGGCGAGGCGCAACGCGCACAAACACGGCGTCGCGGCCCGCGTGGATTTTGTCCAATGCGACCTGCTCCCGCCTCGCCCCAGTCCGCTTCCCACCGAGAGTCACTTCGACGTGATCTGCGCCAACCTGCCCTACATCCCCACCAGCGCGCTCAGCGGCCTATCCGTTTTCAACCACGAGCCAGCCCTGGCGCTGGACGGCGGCAGCGACGGACTCGACCCGATCCGCCGCCTGCTGAAGATCGCGCCCGAGTGGCTGGCACCCGACGGCCTCATCCTGCTTGAGATCGAATCGCGGCAAGGCATGGCCGCCGTCTCGCTGGCCTACGACTCCTTCGAGAAGGCCACCATTAACCTGCGCCGCGACCTGGCCGGCCGGGAACGATTGCTCGCCATCCGATTGTGA
- a CDS encoding peptide chain release factor 1 has product MLEKLSGIEARFKQIDDELLDAGGDYQRVAELNKERIELEPVVEKAREYRLALKNLDEARVLLESEEDAELRALAEADVAALEPRIESLEAEIKSLLIPRDPRDEKNVFVEIRAGAGGDEAALFAADLFRMYARYADRMGWKSEILSESAIGIGGYKEIIFQIKGRGAFSKLKYESGVHRVQRVPTTESSGRIHTSTATVAVLAEVDEVEIAIPDSDIEIDVYRSAGAGGQNVQKNSTAVRLTHKPTGIVVSCQDERSQLQNKQRAMSILRARLYEMEEEKRRSELEADRRSQVGTGERSEKIRTYNFPQNRVTDHRIGVSSYNLPGVLEGDIDQFIDELATRDEAGRLAAAGADEDND; this is encoded by the coding sequence ATGCTCGAAAAATTATCTGGAATTGAAGCGCGCTTCAAACAAATTGACGACGAACTGCTCGATGCGGGCGGAGACTATCAGCGCGTCGCGGAGTTGAACAAGGAACGCATCGAACTGGAACCCGTCGTCGAGAAGGCGCGCGAGTACCGTCTGGCGTTGAAAAACCTCGACGAAGCGCGTGTCCTGCTCGAGTCCGAGGAGGACGCGGAACTGCGCGCCCTCGCCGAGGCCGACGTCGCCGCGCTCGAACCGAGGATCGAATCGCTCGAAGCCGAGATCAAGTCCCTGCTGATCCCCAGGGACCCGCGCGACGAGAAGAACGTCTTCGTGGAGATCCGCGCCGGCGCGGGCGGGGACGAAGCCGCGCTCTTCGCCGCCGACCTCTTCCGCATGTACGCGCGGTACGCGGACCGCATGGGCTGGAAGAGCGAGATCCTTTCGGAGAGCGCCATCGGCATCGGCGGGTACAAGGAAATCATTTTCCAGATCAAGGGGCGCGGCGCCTTCTCGAAGTTGAAATACGAATCGGGCGTGCACCGCGTCCAGCGCGTGCCGACCACTGAATCGTCGGGACGCATCCACACCTCCACCGCCACGGTCGCGGTGCTGGCCGAGGTGGACGAGGTCGAGATTGCCATCCCCGATTCCGACATCGAAATTGACGTGTATCGCTCGGCAGGCGCGGGCGGGCAGAACGTGCAGAAGAACTCCACCGCCGTCCGCCTCACGCACAAGCCGACCGGCATTGTCGTCTCCTGCCAGGACGAACGCTCGCAATTGCAAAACAAACAGCGCGCCATGTCCATCCTGCGCGCCCGCCTGTACGAGATGGAGGAGGAGAAGCGCCGCTCCGAACTCGAAGCCGACCGCCGCTCGCAGGTCGGGACGGGCGAACGCTCGGAAAAGATCCGCACCTACAACTTTCCGCAAAACCGCGTCACCGATCATCGCATCGGCGTTTCTTCCTATAACCTGCCCGGCGTGCTGGAGGGCGACATTGACCAGTTCATCGATGAACTCGCCACCCGCGACGAAGCGGGACGTCTCGCGGCCGCGGGCGCGGATGAAGATAACGACTGA